ACATCCAGTCCACGGCTGCAATGATCGACAGCAGCAGCGCCATCTTGAAGCCGAGTCCGCCCAGATCGGAAACCAGCAGATGCACATAGCCCTGGGGCGACTGGCTCGCGAGGCCGTAGAACTGCGGTGTGAGGTCCTTGAGCGCGTAATAGGCCGTTCCCGCCAGCAGCACCAGCTTGGCGCAGGCCCGCGCTGTGTCGAAAAGCGCCCGTGCCGAGAAAATCCGCTTGAATCCATTGGCAGGGTTCAGGCGGCTGAAATCCGCCGTGATGGGCTCGGACGAGAAAATGGGCCCGGTCTGCAGGACATTGCCCAGCAGGGCGGCGATGACCACCGCCGCAAAGAAAGGGGCCAGCCACAGCAGCGTTTCCTGGAGCAGGCGGGACACCAGCGGCCACAGGGCCACCCCGCCGGGGTCGCGCACGGTGCTTTGCAGAATCACCATGCGGTCGAGGCGGAACTGGGCCTGCGCCATGTCCCAGCCCTGCCCCGCCAGGTAAGCCACGGCCACCACCAGCACCAGCGCCGACACCACGTCCGCGCTCTTGGACACCTGCCCCTTCTCGCGGGCCTTCTGCAGCTTGTAGGGGGTGGCGGCCTCGTTGCGGTCCAGATCCTGTTGTTCAGACATGGCGCCTCACCGATCCCCGGGCCGCGGTGCCGCGGCGGCCTGTATGAACATCGTCTCCCACATGCCGTAGATGCCACCGTAGATGCGGTTCATCGTGCCGCCCATGCCTGTGAACCAGAGCGACAGCACCGCCAGGCCGACCACGATCTTCACCGGGATGCCGAGCACCAGCATGTTGATCTGCGGAAGGTTGCGCGATATGAGGCTGAGCGCGAACTCCACCAGCAGAATGCAGAACACCACCGGCGCGGCCAGTGCGAAACCCAGCATGAAGAGCCCGCTGGCCTGCTTGAAAACGGGTGCTGCCGCACCTTCGATCTGCCAGGCGGCACCGGGCGGAAACACCTCGAAGCTATAGGCCAGCGCACGCAGCAAGGCATGGTGACCGTCCGCCGCCATGAGGCCGATCACGGCGATGTAATTGAAGGCCGACACCAGCAAAGGAGACGCCCGGTTGCCCACCGGGTCGAACACCTGGGCGATGCCGAAGCCGATCTGCACATCGAGCAGGTTGCCCGCCAGCGAGAACGCCGCAAAGGCGAGCAGGATGCCCAGCGCCATGGTGGCCCCGAGCGACAACTCCACCAGCGCCATCTGCAGCAACTCGCCTGTACCGGGAACGGTTTTCGGAGCCCCCCTCACCAACACTTGCGCGAGCATCCAGGAAAGTGCCATCACAACCAGCAGGCGCACCCGGTTCGGCACCGGCATGGCGTAGAGCACCGGTGTCATCGCCAGCACGACGGCGATGCGCAGCGAAGGCAGGAAGAAAGCGGCCCACAGGCCCGGTGCGGCGCTTCCAGCCAGCGCCTGGAAGGGCGGAGATTGCAGGGAGTCCATACCAGCGCGTCAGAACATCGAAGGAATGTTCGTCCAGAGTTGCGTGGCGAATTGGCCCAGCTTCTTGAGCATCCACGGGCCGAAAAAGACCATCACGCCCCCGGCCACCAACAGCTTGGGAACGAAGGTCAACGACATTTCCTGCACTTGCGTGACCACCTGCAGGATGCTGATCAGCAGTCCGACCAGCATGGTGAGCCCCAGGATCGGCAGGCAGACGAGCAGCCCTGTCCAGAACAGGTCGGACATCATGCGCAGCGCGAGGTCGGCAGTCACGGGCACCCCGACTGCGAGAAACCGAACTTCGACACGCGCATGCTCCTGTATTGAAAAGTTACAAATATTGGAAAATTATACAAAGCAGCAGCCCTGAAAGGGGTGTGCTCTACAGGAGCGTTGCTTTATTCCTACTCCATAAACAGCGGGGGCTGCGTAAGCGTATTCCTACATGGATAGACCTGTCGCGGCCCACACGCCAGCCTGCCGGTCGGGCCGAACATGGACATATCACGGCAT
The DNA window shown above is from Acidovorax sp. NCPPB 4044 and carries:
- a CDS encoding EscU/YscU/HrcU family type III secretion system export apparatus switch protein translates to MSEQQDLDRNEAATPYKLQKAREKGQVSKSADVVSALVLVVAVAYLAGQGWDMAQAQFRLDRMVILQSTVRDPGGVALWPLVSRLLQETLLWLAPFFAAVVIAALLGNVLQTGPIFSSEPITADFSRLNPANGFKRIFSARALFDTARACAKLVLLAGTAYYALKDLTPQFYGLASQSPQGYVHLLVSDLGGLGFKMALLLSIIAAVDWMFTRREFAKKMRMSKREVKDEHKQREGDPRVRARMRELRREARKRSQALRQTSSADVVLTNPTHVAIALRYVHGEMDSPQVVAKGAGHLAAAMRQIAARHGIPVVRSPALARRLFKELDVEHHVPPQMFADVARIIVWVFAMRERRSGTPQKAAA
- a CDS encoding flagellar biosynthetic protein FliR, producing the protein MDSLQSPPFQALAGSAAPGLWAAFFLPSLRIAVVLAMTPVLYAMPVPNRVRLLVVMALSWMLAQVLVRGAPKTVPGTGELLQMALVELSLGATMALGILLAFAAFSLAGNLLDVQIGFGIAQVFDPVGNRASPLLVSAFNYIAVIGLMAADGHHALLRALAYSFEVFPPGAAWQIEGAAAPVFKQASGLFMLGFALAAPVVFCILLVEFALSLISRNLPQINMLVLGIPVKIVVGLAVLSLWFTGMGGTMNRIYGGIYGMWETMFIQAAAAPRPGDR
- a CDS encoding flagellar biosynthetic protein FliQ; translation: MTADLALRMMSDLFWTGLLVCLPILGLTMLVGLLISILQVVTQVQEMSLTFVPKLLVAGGVMVFFGPWMLKKLGQFATQLWTNIPSMF